The Myripristis murdjan chromosome 4, fMyrMur1.1, whole genome shotgun sequence region ggttaaaaaaaaaaaaaaaaaaatgcactcacAATGTGACAATATCTGCATTCGCTGCCTCCACTGCCATGGACAGGGGCGTTTTCTCCTCAATGTCTGCAGCATTTTGATTAGCTCCTCTCTTCAGGAATAAACACACTTGCCTGAAATAAACACCAAGATTAGCTGATCTCTGGGAGGTTAAGTATAATCTCAGCTGAATGCTTCCTCTCACATTAGGTTAAGGAACGAAACATAATTAACCTCAAACAACAGTATCCGCAACAAGCTTAGTTCCTCTGTTAATAAGCTTTACCTTGGCAAAATAGAACAATAAAATTCACTttaagtcactctggataacTGCATATGTTAAATGCCAAATTAATTTAACAGATTGTCAAGCTGAAAAATGTACTAGAAAACTAGAACTTAAGAATACAGAAAGCTGTTGGCTCGGTTTGCATGTTAAGGTAAAGTATTTGACCCCTAACAAGCTTGTAAGCTACATAATCTCGTTTGAAGCAGCCCTAGTAGTTGTTCCCGAGACTGATTTCATGCCCTATGCCAATCATCCGAATGTGATGCATTTCCTAAACCACCACCATGGGACTAATGTCTATTAATTCTCTCACAGGAAAGGCTTTTTAAAGTGATGGTGGTAAGATGTGGAAGACAAACCCTGTGTGTCCCAGGATGGTGGCGTGGTGGAGCGGTCCTCGGCCCTGGGCATCTTGCTGGTTCACGTTGGCCGCATTTTGGAGCAAGAACTCACAGGTAACCAGGGAGCCCTGAgattaagtgttaaaaaaattacatttgttacacagatgaTGGTATAGAAGCACACATCAAACACAATCCAGAAAAGACTTTGATATGTACATCCAGTTTTCACACACAGAATATACAGTGCACACCTTTATACATCATTTTAGGCagtgtgcgaaataagggggagctaAGGGGAGCTCAGCTCCCCTAGtagtgacatgagctcccctggctggaaacattgtgaaattttgggggagcggtgccagctcggtgccggccagcaccgtaCGGAGTGCGTGGCCTCCCGGtcaattttgcggaagcagaaggacggcatgatttatgccgtatccacgttcgcgcgctgcgtgcgtgaccgtgcatgtgctcatgctTGGGCGCCCATActgtactggagcacaccctctccaaccgtgccagagtaattttaagttgatttaattaaacagtaaaacgttactttggtggtccgtggattaattttttatcatgtggattgaagtttgcgtagcccatataaatgcttgGGAAATcagttgttcaaatgaaattaacctgatccatcagAACGAATTTTGTCTTTAgaataatcctatgtctgttctgttgtaggatattaatgcaacGACCCGAGCGGGTGTTCTAGTCATGCTTACCCCCTGTACCGCCATGATAAGTGGTGTCCTCTTGTCATCCTCTGTGTTGACCCAGTTGACCTCAGCTCCGTGGGCCAGAGCCTCCGCCATGTCGGGAAGGCTGCGGGCATATGATGCCCAGTAAAGCTGCAGGCCTGGGCTGTACTCCTTGGGCTCGTAGAAAACGGTCTCCTTAAATGGCGAAGGAGGGGGCAGCGTAGCAGGCATGGGCATGGGTGGTGGCTCTGCAGCTtctgaaagaagaaaagaaaaagttaacTATATGAGGACGTGATGATGTGGAAACATACAGTATCCCTATATCTGAGGACTATTTTTCACACCCACAGATATGCAGTAATATGTGAAAAGTAATCGGTCACTGAATAGATAATATCATACCATATGTACACTGGGACAAAACAATAGTATTTCAATCCTTTGAAAAAACTGTTTGTGCAAATTCAAAACTTTACTAGTctctgatttttcatttttcaactttCCAGCTGTGTGTAAGAATcctggtggggaaaaaacatgttaaactgTACTATACATCTGATTTACAATTTATCAACATGTCTCACCTGCATCTCCCAGGCTGTTAGTGGAGGGGGTGGTGGCCAGCATCTCCCTGCTCCCATCAGCACTGTTTTGGATGCCACTGTCTGCACTTTTTACTGTAAACCAAACCATCTGAGAATCACTCCTTGTACAGCAACACACTTGACACACTACACACTGAGTGTATAAAATACAAGGAACACCTTCCAAATGCCTTTTGACAATCATTTTATCAAttgcacattcatacatatcACCACTGACCAGCTCATGTGGAGCAGATGACAAGGTCTGGTGCTTTTTCATTAATAGAGACAGGGTGTTACCAACTCTCATTCCCTCTCCAGATTTTCATCCACACAGTTCAGGAATTTCAATCAGTAACATTCCTGTCACAAGTCAATTTCTCTAAGACAACCTTGTGAACTCAGAATTGTAACCTAATTTTTCAAAGCCACGTCTTACTTCTCATAAAATTTCagctgtctcctcctctccatccatccatacagtatatattgACTTGAGGATGGAAGAGAATTTAACTGGTGAAATCAACAATCTTAAATTGGATGtataaagcaaaactgaactttgctATTGGGTGTACAGTTATCTGGgtgttatgagtccacatggtggtgaaatatcctcattaatTGCTATGAcgaagttgttgtttttttttttgttttgttttctgcatcaattaaaaaacattttggttttcaAGCATCCACTGACTACCAAAAATGTTGTTCCTCTAGTCTTATCAGTGGAAAGAGGTGCTCCTAATATTTTGTACTCTGAgtgtatacaaaaaaaattgccaacATGAAAAGTGAACAACAGATCTCCACCTCAGCCTATGACTCAAAAGTCCCTGAATACCATAAATATGACATGAGGTACAACCCCAAGTACAAGACATTGATCACAAACACGTGAGCGAGAGACAGCCCCTCCCCGGGTGGAACACATGGTACACACTGAAAAGAGCTTAACATGATGGGATGGTCCCTTAGAAGGCCATTAGAAGGAGGAACAGAGGAGTGGCTGAATGTGTGTTAGTCCACAGGCTGAAGCAGTGAGTACAATGGACGGAGAGGTTGAAGAGGGAAGCAAAACATTGAGCCTTTAGTACTTACTGCTCCTCAGCTTGGAAGAGGTGTCAAAGTAGGAGAAGAGCGAGTCGAGCTCGTCAGCACAGAAGAGAGAGTCGCGGCGGGCCTCCaagccaccagcagcagctaCGCATGTGATGATGGAAGTCGGAAGTTGGAGGGCCACGGGAATAAAGTGTGTGTTGGGATTAGGGGTGGAGTGGGGGCGAGGTTTAGGGGTAGGCGGTGAAGGCAGGGGTTAATCCAGAAGCACAGAACAgccaaaggagaaaaataaagacaaagtgtgaggaagaagaggattgcggaagaggagaggaaagcaggGTGGAAGCACAGGAAGTTAGACTACCAGCTCAGCTACACTGGAACACAGACAGCACGAGAAGCAATGGCAGGCAGAGAGGGCCTAAGACATATGCTATTAACAGAGTACATATGCCCCTGGACGGACACTCTCATCCAAAGCACCTCACAGCACGCCATGAATGCATACAGTTTTAGCAAGGGTGGCCCCCGATGGGAATCAACCATGAGCGTGAATGATCCtcttgctgttgtgttgttttgtcactGTCATCTCTTAAATCTCTCCAGTGATTTCATGAACTTTTCCTGAAAACGTCCATCTCACAGGGTGATGTATGATTTTTTCTACCATTTACAGTGAGTCTCACATGCATTGCAGATTAACTGGGATCAGGATTGGTTGTACCAGCTGTCTGTTACTCCCTGTTACTGTCTGTTACtctgtgaatttcccagtctgggatcaataaagtatacctatctacctatctatctatctatctataccaATGATTTACCTGCAAAGCATGTTTGAAATCACTGGAGGGGGatttaaaatgatttctgtCTTTGGTCTACAACTGAAAAATTCCAGCCAACtaccattttattgttttggaaGATGGGGCAGTCGAGTAATATGAGAAGATGCTAACTCTACCACAGAGGCGAAAATCTACAGACACTGGAAATGCCAAGGTGCTGTCAACTGGATTTTGATATTAGTTTTAGTACTGATATATTGCAGCTTTCATTATGTCCCTCCTTAAATTCTAAGCACCAAACTAGTAGTTCGATCCTCTAAATCCCATGAGGAAATGGGTCATATTCACTCCCTTCAGTTGACAGCTTGTTGGCTTTCTCTTAGAACATATAAAAACTATTGGACTTTAGAGGGCATTGTTAGGACTTTATCATTGGAAGTTCCCAAAACAAGCAGCTTCCTTTCTTTGAAATTTAACTTTGACCTTTTACTGACCAGACTGTCCAGAGACATTGGAGCCAGGTCGTAGCTTGGGGGTGGGCGGTGGAGGTCTGGGGGGCAGATGCTCAgagctgctgctcagcctcTTCTCCTGTTTGCTCAGGCAAACCACCTTTGTGCGAAGCTCCTCGTCAGATGGTCGGCGTACGAACCGGCGGTCCACGTACTTGGCTTTGATGTAGCCCTCTATCTCATGTCTGGCAGGAAGAGGAGGCAAAGGATTTGTTAGTGAACACCATGTGAAATGAACCCCTGCCAATACTGGTAAATTTTGATAGCAGGAGATAAGTTTTTTTCTACTCTAACCAATCTTGTCACCTGAAAGTTCTCttgcaaaaaaagtaaatattaaatGGGGatgtgtatttaaatgtgtatgCTGTCCTACTTTTGTTTGTCTCATGATTATATATTAATtgtatcttatttattttaattctattACAGTGAGGCCAAAGGCTAGTTTCTCTGTTTATGAATTCTACTGTAAAACAGACAGGCCTATCGTAAGGTTTTTAAGagatttttccagaaaaaacaCTCATTTTACTCCTGTATTAAGTGATGGAAAAAGGTCACACAAAGGCCTATTTGCCAATAAGGCAAATACTGAAAGTAAAATTAATATTTGGCCAGTACTAATAGTCTGCAGTCCATCCATCCTCCGCCCTCCcataaaagattaaaataaaaaatatattttttaaaaatcctacAAAAAATTGTCAGCAATCATATCCCAGCATAGGATTTATTAAGTttgtaaagaaataaaaactaagaAAGTAAAAAGATAGCATGAATAATTAGAGGGAGATTATTTCTGATTTAATCTTGgggcttttattatttttaattgaacTTAAAGTATGGCAGGTTTCATTGCTCTTATGTTCTTCAGgcttattaaaagaaaaatcatgcaTGGGCATCAGTGAGAAATGAGTTCTTTATCTTTTATACTAAAACATAAGCTGCTATTTCCATACCTTGGATCTCCTGGCTGTGGTTTTCTGGCTCCTAGTTCCTCTCTCCGAGCCTCATAGATCTGGTTGATCACTCCATTACCCAGTTCACACATTAACTGTCAAAGTCATGTAGCAAAGCAAATTAATGGAACTGCATAACAAGCGGACAAACAGTAGCACTGACTCTACAACTCAGTCACCTACAATAACCAACTATTTTATGGATCTTATGGCATTTGTCACGCATGATTTGCGCAATATGTGCAATTAAGACAAATTTAAACTATCAATGTAGTTCATGTACAATTGATggataaccctaaccctaataccTTGAGTAGTTCTGGCTCCCATGTATCCAAAGTCAGAGACCGCACCTTCGAGAAATGCACTCCCAGACTCCTGCAGATGAACAGCATCCATCAAAAAAGCAGCAGGGAAATGCAACAGAACCACACACATGACCAAACTGCATTACTCTTTAATCGTGAGTGGAAATGGCTAAATGCCATCTGGATATGAAAAGGGGTCAGTCAGCTGTCTGCTTCAATAATACAACTCTACACATGTAGATAGCAATGCTAATGACACAGTCGCTTGCTTTTTTGCTTTCACTTCACATGTGTAAATGTACTGGTACAGCAGGACTGATAAGAAAAATGCTTTGTGCACAGAATAAAACACTGGGAGTAGTTTTACTAGTAGTTGTTAGTTTTACTTATGCTATAGGTATGACATAGagtaaaacaactgaaaacaagcTGTAAAATACATTCGGCTACACTCCGGTACAGCGACCGAGTGTAGTCCAGACTTTCCCTGTCTGGACTACACTCTTCTACTTTCCAGAAACTCCACAtcgtgtgtgcatgtcagcTCACCTGTGAATGCCAGAGCACTGTATGCAGAGGGTGATGCCCAGGTTGATGCTGGCCCAGCGAGGGTCCGGCTGaccacagtcacagcagcaggcGTTGCCGGGGATGGCCAGGACCCTCTGGAGGGCACTCTCCCCTTTCAGTGATCTCTCCTTGGGCTCCCCGCCCGAGTCCAGGCTCCCTGTTGATGTGGACGACTTCCTGTCCAGCTTCTAACATGAGAGACGGAGATAACACAGCTAAGATCTTTTTATTATCTCttcatttttacattgttgCTGACATCTTACTGTACAGCACTATGGTTAttttaaagtgctttataaataaagttggattggattggactgGATTGACATTTACACCAAGTTCCACTGGGGAAAGAATGGATATAGTAAACGAGTATCTACCTTTCAAAGTCTCTGTATGGATCTATGTGCATATCTACCCATCTATCAATCATTTCTCTGACCCTCAAACCATCTATCCAATTTCACTGTGTTTGGGTTTTACCTCGGCATCATCTCCCTTCTCACGGAAGGCAGTGGCAATGCTGTTTTGGACGGCTCTAATCCAGGCTTGTCGCAGCTTCTCTGAGTCAGCTTGCATCATACAGCTCCTGCTGGGACACACAGGCATCACACCACTGcggcctgctgtgtgtgtgtgtttgtgtgtgtagcatgAGGTGGGTGTACTGCAATTCCTCCCTCTTATGCATATTTCAGTGGCAATTATGTTGATAGATGAGATGCATGAAATGCCCACAGGAGATGTGAGCGTCATGTATATTACATACAAAAATGAATTATGAAATaaactattgtgtgtgtgtatgtatacacacatgtataacTGTGTGTATGTCCAGAGTCAATGGTGTTTGTATGCACAAGATATTTTCTTGACTTGTTGGGTTATGTTTGAAGAAGACCTTTAGTAATGGCCGAAATGAAGTGTGTCTTAAGATTAAAcctgattctgtgtgtgtgtctgtgtgtgtgtgtgtgtgtgtgtgtgtactcacttGGTGGGTGACACCACCTCGAAGCAGAAGCGGCGCTCTATGTCCTCACAGTGTTTGACTGTACATAGCCTCAGGTCCTCTACCACCACTGTGGGATTATCCTGAGGggggcagcacagcagcatgagtcaaacatacacacaaacaaactttgAAACGTTGCAAAAGgtaaaattatgaacatttcaATCAGCAGACGTTGAGCTTAAGTGAGATGAAGAATACACATTTTTCTTGAATAGATTAGCCTTTTCTTTGTTGCCATCACTGTCAGCTAGAGCTGGTATAGAGCCAAACATGTAGCAGTATCACAATAGTACAGACAAAATGGGAGTTCCAAAATGGGATCCACTAAAGCAAAGTCCTTTTCGCAGCAGCCCGGATTGGCCAGGCCCAGGCCCTCTgctatatacacacatacacacatatctatttatctgtctgtatcaatctatatatctatatctgtatctctctctctctcttgatagacagatggacagatagatagatgtgcacacactgacacattcaGACAAATGGTCCAGGTCCACAGGACATAATCCATGGTTTATTTTACACTAAGTGCCTGTTTTGGATTGGTTATGACTCCTCTAATCTATTAAAAATACTTGGAGGGATATTTGTGCTGGAAGTCAAACACACTTATTTGattgacactgacattaatGTATAAGCAATCTTCTGACTCACCTTGAATTTCTTCTGGTAAACTAGCTGATTGTTTTGAATGGAGAACCAACGCCTGAAAGGGGATCACATGCGTTACAAACCGAACtgaacaaaaccaaaccaaaccaaactaaaaactCACGATGGCAAGGCATAATTTGTCCAAATGATGGAGTTCTCACCTTGGATCAAACCTCTTCATATAGTGTGGACATTTACACACTAAAGTTAAGATTCATACTGCAGAGCCACTTATCATCTTCACAGCAGCAATGAATCAATACATCCCCAGCAAAAGTGCCCCAACAGATACCTATGTACCCTATGGAATAAGTATGTCTCTTGATCGTATTTTATATATTCAcggagggtttttttgttttggttgtcacACTGGACTACCAAATTCAGTCATTAATTCACAGTCAAATGTATAAATACCACACTTGTATAGTTTTGCTGACACTGGAAGAAAATTTGTAAGCAAAATGACAATCCCTGCTATGGGTCCATTCTGGAGATTCGCTGGGGTCTGAAGATACATTTTCAACGAAATAGGgtcatattttgaagaaagaggagaaatttACTGCAAATGGACCCaagacatgttttcagttaaatGTAATTTGGTCCACTTGTGTGTTACCTCTACTACAAGAAATAAGGGATCAATTCTATAGTTATACCCTGATGAAAGCCCTCCTAGTATTTTTCAAGTAATGACCACAGTATTAATTAATACTGCCTGTCATATTTCTATTCTCTGTTTTGAAGATATGCCTGCGTTTCACTTGTGAAACGCAGGCATATCGCAGGCATCACGATAGGCCAGCCTATCGTgatgattttttattatgtttcttgtttaatctgaattttaattaaatactataattaatttaatttaatttatgagATGCTAATTAGGTTGTGCCTGACATACCTATTCCATGTCTTGAAGGCGTTGCTGGCCCTCTTAAAAAGGTAGCCCTCCATAGCGATGCCGTTGTCTGCATCCACATTGTACTCCAGCTTGGTGTCGTCATTCGAGAAATCCTGAgcgagacagagggaaggaaagagggaaagagtcaaagagacaaagaaagtgggaaaacagagagacagagtcagagagagagaaaggaagatagagtaagaaagaagagagagaaaaggaaaataaaagccaaaaGAGAGAATAATGACAGTggtaaaatgagatttttttttccacatgataAGCATTTAAAATCTtgatttgctgctgtttttccttgGGCACTGGTAATATTTTCTGGGGCGAGGAATGACTCTGCACTTTTCTCAAAGTAACAAATGAGGGCTATCAGTCTGTGCTAGGTCAAGTGACCTTGTAAAATGCAGCACTGCATGGTTGTTGCTCAGACTGACCTGAATCATGTTCACACCAAGAAACATAGCAGTCATAACTTATACAGGCAAAGCGATACTCTATTCCACTAAATTTATCCTGCTGCTGAGTAAGCCGACTGAAGatattagaaacacctttcttgtagagtgtgtaccataccaacacccaccccagccacagcctgttcaccctgctgccgtcaggcaaaagatacagaagtatccgctgccgtaccaccagacta contains the following coding sequences:
- the LOC115357508 gene encoding arf-GAP with coiled-coil, ANK repeat and PH domain-containing protein 2 isoform X2, with protein sequence MKITVDFEECLKDSPRFRATIEEVEGDVCELESKLDKLVKLCIGMIDAGKAYNTANKQFVNGIRELAQQSTKDEVIESSLTKFAESLQEMINYHTILFDQAQRSIKTQLQTFVKEDLRRFKEAKKQFDKVSEEKEAALTKNAQAPRNKQHEVEEATNILTATRKCFRHIVLDYVLQINVLQSKRRSEILKSMLSFMYAHLTFFHQGYDLFSELQPLMKQLGGQLDQLVVDAAKEKRDMEQKHSTIQQKDFSNDDTKLEYNVDADNGIAMEGYLFKRASNAFKTWNRRWFSIQNNQLVYQKKFKDNPTVVVEDLRLCTVKHCEDIERRFCFEVVSPTKSCMMQADSEKLRQAWIRAVQNSIATAFREKGDDAEKLDRKSSTSTGSLDSGGEPKERSLKGESALQRVLAIPGNACCCDCGQPDPRWASINLGITLCIQCSGIHRSLGVHFSKVRSLTLDTWEPELLKLMCELGNGVINQIYEARREELGARKPQPGDPRHEIEGYIKAKYVDRRFVRRPSDEELRTKVVCLSKQEKRLSSSSEHLPPRPPPPTPKLRPGSNVSGQSAAAGGLEARRDSLFCADELDSLFSYFDTSSKLRSIKSADSGIQNSADGSREMLATTPSTNSLGDAEAAEPPPMPMPATLPPPSPFKETVFYEPKEYSPGLQLYWASYARSLPDMAEALAHGAEVNWVNTEDDKRTPLIMAVQGGSLVTCEFLLQNAANVNQQDAQGRGPLHHATILGHTGQVCLFLKRGANQNAADIEEKTPLSMAVEAANADIVTLLRLAKMNEEMREAEGPYSQSGDETYQDIFQDFTQMASNDPDKLNRYQHYDPQRP
- the LOC115357508 gene encoding arf-GAP with coiled-coil, ANK repeat and PH domain-containing protein 2 isoform X3; amino-acid sequence: MKITVDFEECLKDSPRFRATIEEVEGDVCELESKLDKLVKLCIGMIDAGKAYNTANKQFVNGIRELAQQSTKDEVIESSLTKFAESLQEMINYHTILFDQAQRSIKTQLQTFVKEDLRRFKEAKKQFDKVSEEKEAALTKNAQAPRNKQHEVEEATNILTATRKCFRHIVLDYVLQINVLQSKRRSEILKSMLSFMYAHLTFFHQGYDLFSELQPLMKQLGGQLDQLVVDAAKEKRDMEQKHSTIQQKAALQDFSNDDTKLEYNVDADNGIAMEGYLFKRASNAFKTWNRRWFSIQNNQLVYQKKFKDNPTVVVEDLRLCTVKHCEDIERRFCFEVVSPTKSCMMQADSEKLRQAWIRAVQNSIATAFREKGDDAEKLDRKSSTSTGSLDSGGEPKERSLKGESALQRVLAIPGNACCCDCGQPDPRWASINLGITLCIQCSGIHRSLGVHFSKVRSLTLDTWEPELLKLMCELGNGVINQIYEARREELGARKPQPGDPRHEIEGYIKAKYVDRRFVRRPSDEELRTKVVCLSKQEKRLSSSSEHLPPRPPPPTPKLRPGSNVSGQSVKSADSGIQNSADGSREMLATTPSTNSLGDAEAAEPPPMPMPATLPPPSPFKETVFYEPKEYSPGLQLYWASYARSLPDMAEALAHGAEVNWVNTEDDKRTPLIMAVQGGSLVTCEFLLQNAANVNQQDAQGRGPLHHATILGHTGQVCLFLKRGANQNAADIEEKTPLSMAVEAANADIVTLLRLAKMNEEMREAEGPYSQSGDETYQDIFQDFTQMASNDPDKLNRYQHYDPQRP
- the LOC115357508 gene encoding arf-GAP with coiled-coil, ANK repeat and PH domain-containing protein 2 isoform X1, translating into MKITVDFEECLKDSPRFRATIEEVEGDVCELESKLDKLVKLCIGMIDAGKAYNTANKQFVNGIRELAQQSTKDEVIESSLTKFAESLQEMINYHTILFDQAQRSIKTQLQTFVKEDLRRFKEAKKQFDKVSEEKEAALTKNAQAPRNKQHEVEEATNILTATRKCFRHIVLDYVLQINVLQSKRRSEILKSMLSFMYAHLTFFHQGYDLFSELQPLMKQLGGQLDQLVVDAAKEKRDMEQKHSTIQQKAALQDFSNDDTKLEYNVDADNGIAMEGYLFKRASNAFKTWNRRWFSIQNNQLVYQKKFKDNPTVVVEDLRLCTVKHCEDIERRFCFEVVSPTKSCMMQADSEKLRQAWIRAVQNSIATAFREKGDDAEKLDRKSSTSTGSLDSGGEPKERSLKGESALQRVLAIPGNACCCDCGQPDPRWASINLGITLCIQCSGIHRSLGVHFSKVRSLTLDTWEPELLKLMCELGNGVINQIYEARREELGARKPQPGDPRHEIEGYIKAKYVDRRFVRRPSDEELRTKVVCLSKQEKRLSSSSEHLPPRPPPPTPKLRPGSNVSGQSAAAGGLEARRDSLFCADELDSLFSYFDTSSKLRSIKSADSGIQNSADGSREMLATTPSTNSLGDAEAAEPPPMPMPATLPPPSPFKETVFYEPKEYSPGLQLYWASYARSLPDMAEALAHGAEVNWVNTEDDKRTPLIMAVQGGSLVTCEFLLQNAANVNQQDAQGRGPLHHATILGHTGQVCLFLKRGANQNAADIEEKTPLSMAVEAANADIVTLLRLAKMNEEMREAEGPYSQSGDETYQDIFQDFTQMASNDPDKLNRYQHYDPQRP